Proteins encoded in a region of the Paenibacillus pedocola genome:
- the nifH gene encoding nitrogenase iron protein, protein MAKKIKQIAIYGKGGIGKSTTTSNISAALSIAGYKVMQFGCDPKSDSTNTLRGGEYIPTVLDTLRDSHSVKAQDVIFEGFNGIYCVEAGGPAPGVGCAGRGIITSVSLLKQQRVFEELDLDFVIYDVLGDVVCGGFAVPVREGIAEHVYTVTSADFMAIYAANNLFKGIQKYSREGGALLGGVIANSINAPYAKEIVDDFVKRTDTQVVEYVPRSVTVTQSELQGKTTIEAAPQSEQAKVYQRLAQRIAEHTESKVPAPLDTHELRQWAADWGKQLVALESGLIAPAAAGNL, encoded by the coding sequence ATGGCAAAAAAGATCAAGCAAATCGCGATTTACGGCAAGGGGGGAATCGGCAAGTCGACAACGACTTCCAATATTAGTGCGGCCCTATCTATAGCAGGCTATAAAGTTATGCAGTTCGGATGCGATCCGAAAAGCGATTCCACGAACACCCTGCGCGGCGGAGAATACATACCGACAGTGCTAGATACGCTGCGGGACAGTCATTCCGTAAAGGCTCAAGATGTAATCTTTGAAGGGTTCAACGGCATTTATTGCGTAGAGGCAGGGGGACCTGCACCCGGTGTCGGCTGCGCCGGACGCGGCATCATCACGTCGGTTTCACTGCTGAAGCAGCAAAGAGTATTCGAAGAGTTGGATCTGGATTTTGTAATTTATGATGTGCTGGGCGATGTGGTGTGCGGCGGATTTGCCGTGCCGGTGCGCGAAGGGATCGCTGAGCATGTTTATACCGTGACCTCAGCGGATTTCATGGCCATCTATGCAGCTAACAACCTGTTTAAGGGAATTCAGAAATATTCCAGGGAAGGTGGGGCGCTGCTGGGCGGAGTCATTGCCAACTCAATCAATGCGCCCTATGCCAAGGAGATTGTTGATGATTTCGTGAAGCGGACCGACACACAGGTGGTGGAATATGTCCCCCGTTCCGTAACAGTAACCCAGAGTGAGCTCCAGGGCAAAACCACGATAGAAGCGGCTCCCCAGTCAGAGCAGGCAAAGGTATACCAGCGGCTTGCGCAAAGAATCGCGGAGCATACCGAATCGAAGGTGCCAGCTCCGCTGGATACCCATGAGCTGCGACAGTGGGCGGCGGATTGGGGCAAGCAGCTGGTTGCGCTGGAGTCCGGACTGATTGCTCCGGCGGCAGCAGGAAATCTGTAG
- a CDS encoding NifB/NifX family molybdenum-iron cluster-binding protein, with the protein MTWRVAVGSGDDYMIDQHFGRCDRFLIYELEADGMFCCTEDRNCEWHSTAQGGHEESSLQAKAQLLSDCSIVLVCQIGPGAKALLHENGIVAMAVRAPVEQALRRLNQFLRSGRESILQ; encoded by the coding sequence GTGACATGGAGAGTTGCTGTAGGCAGCGGGGATGATTATATGATTGATCAGCATTTTGGGCGGTGTGACCGGTTCCTGATTTATGAGCTTGAAGCTGATGGGATGTTCTGCTGTACTGAAGACCGGAACTGTGAATGGCATTCTACAGCTCAAGGAGGACATGAGGAGTCAAGCCTGCAGGCCAAGGCGCAGCTTCTAAGCGATTGTTCGATTGTGTTGGTGTGCCAGATCGGGCCTGGAGCGAAGGCGCTGCTGCACGAAAATGGAATTGTGGCGATGGCTGTTCGGGCACCAGTCGAGCAGGCACTCAGACGGCTGAATCAATTTCTAAGGTCGGGGCGGGAATCCATCCTGCAATAA
- a CDS encoding O-acetylhomoserine aminocarboxypropyltransferase/cysteine synthase family protein, producing MAEKKLGFDTLKVRAGYDSREHNYSVAVPIYQTASYDLGSVERGEKLFGMTEAGYLYTRIGNPTVAVLEQRLAALDKGTGAVAVASGMAAVAYTLLNLAEGGGRILTTPRLYGGTFDALNHLYPRFGVHVDFVEDSDDPASFKSAIKSDTKAILIESISNPNSTILDIEAIAEVAHEQGIPLVIDNTFGTPYLFDSFAHGADIIVYSATKAIGGHGTTLGGVIVENGKFNWNNGKFPHLEEPQYLLRDQESGRERSILEVFPEAPFTARVRLSYLAYFGASLSPFDAFLLIQGTETLSERISKQVSNALRIVDYLQKSDKVSWVSHPAAEGNPYQALAEKYFPKGAGSIFTFGFKGNEQQLKSFLNAVELFSYHANVGDARSLIINSPKTTHGELNAEEQAAAGIAPETIRLSIGLEDADDLIQDLEQAFAKAFVETLV from the coding sequence ATGGCTGAGAAGAAACTGGGTTTTGACACGTTGAAGGTACGCGCCGGTTACGATTCAAGGGAGCATAATTATTCAGTGGCTGTACCGATTTATCAGACGGCCTCCTATGATCTGGGCAGCGTGGAGCGTGGAGAGAAATTATTCGGCATGACGGAGGCCGGGTATCTGTACACCCGCATCGGCAATCCGACGGTTGCTGTGTTGGAACAGCGGCTCGCCGCACTGGACAAGGGCACGGGAGCGGTAGCTGTAGCCTCCGGTATGGCTGCGGTGGCCTACACGCTGCTTAATCTTGCGGAGGGCGGGGGCAGGATTTTGACCACTCCGCGGCTGTACGGGGGTACGTTTGATGCACTTAATCATCTGTATCCACGATTTGGGGTACATGTGGATTTCGTGGAGGATTCGGATGATCCGGCTTCCTTCAAGAGCGCGATTAAGAGCGATACGAAGGCGATTCTGATCGAAAGTATCAGCAATCCGAATTCGACCATACTCGATATCGAGGCTATCGCCGAGGTTGCGCATGAGCAGGGTATTCCGCTTGTGATCGACAACACTTTTGGCACACCGTACTTGTTCGATTCCTTTGCTCATGGAGCCGATATTATCGTTTACTCTGCTACCAAAGCTATCGGCGGTCATGGCACTACGCTGGGCGGCGTCATTGTAGAGAACGGCAAATTCAATTGGAATAACGGCAAGTTCCCACATCTGGAGGAGCCGCAGTATTTACTCAGGGATCAGGAGAGCGGGCGGGAGCGAAGCATTCTTGAGGTTTTCCCGGAGGCCCCTTTTACAGCGAGGGTCCGGCTCAGCTATCTGGCTTACTTTGGAGCTTCACTTAGCCCCTTCGATGCCTTTCTGTTGATTCAGGGGACAGAAACCTTGTCGGAGCGGATATCCAAGCAGGTGTCGAATGCGTTGCGGATTGTCGATTACCTCCAGAAGAGTGATAAAGTCAGCTGGGTGAGCCATCCGGCGGCGGAAGGTAATCCCTATCAGGCCTTGGCGGAAAAGTATTTTCCTAAAGGTGCGGGTTCGATTTTCACCTTCGGCTTCAAGGGCAATGAGCAGCAGCTCAAAAGCTTTTTGAACGCCGTGGAATTGTTCAGTTATCATGCCAATGTAGGTGATGCGAGATCGCTGATCATTAATTCTCCGAAGACGACGCATGGCGAGCTGAATGCCGAGGAACAGGCGGCGGCGGGAATTGCTCCGGAAACGATCCGTTTGTCAATTGGGCTGGAGGATGCCGATGATTTGATTCAGGATTTGGAGCAGGCGTTCGCCAAGGCTTTTGTTGAAACTTTAGTATAA
- a CDS encoding nitrogenase component 1 yields MSKVNLNTPEVPVRELRLGSITGFSGTAAGLVSCSNAGGLKDGTRSFSQCMGCSSGNAFCQLSMITDAAMVNHAPVGCAGDFFGFNFVYRVGQMERDLPPVIGRYFNTNLEEMDTVFGGARKLEATIRLAFERAKPKAIFVTTSCASGIIGDDVEGVTNKLTLELGIPVVTCFCEGFKSKIWTSGFDSAYHSIVRKIVKPPEKKTNKVNIINFWGSDVFSGLLNKLGYEADYIVPFSTVAQLETISEAAATIQICPTLGTYLGAALEQVYDVPEIKAPIAYGLAGTDAWMRELGRVLDRKDEIEEIIAVEKAAVLPKLEEYREKLTGTTCYLTAGSAHGHALIALLRELGIDVQGAAIFHHDPVYDNGDLAADMLDHTVKTYGDVPNYNVCNKQAYELANILNRVRPDLMIARHGGMTHWGAKLGIPTLLIGDEHFSWGYQGLLNYAERILETLDNREFVTNLAKHSTMPYTKWWMEQEPYTFLGGNVHVEAY; encoded by the coding sequence ATGAGCAAAGTGAATTTGAACACCCCCGAAGTTCCGGTCCGCGAGCTACGTCTGGGGTCGATTACCGGTTTCTCCGGCACCGCTGCCGGGTTGGTAAGCTGTTCGAACGCCGGTGGCTTAAAGGACGGTACCCGCTCCTTCAGCCAGTGCATGGGCTGCAGCTCGGGCAATGCTTTTTGCCAGCTGTCGATGATTACGGACGCCGCGATGGTGAACCATGCTCCGGTGGGCTGCGCCGGGGATTTCTTCGGCTTTAATTTTGTCTACCGGGTCGGACAGATGGAGCGTGATCTTCCACCGGTTATCGGCAGATATTTCAATACGAATCTTGAAGAGATGGACACGGTATTCGGTGGAGCCCGCAAGCTGGAGGCTACAATCAGACTGGCTTTTGAACGTGCCAAGCCGAAGGCGATATTTGTAACTACTTCCTGCGCTTCCGGGATTATCGGTGATGATGTGGAGGGAGTAACGAATAAACTGACCCTGGAGCTTGGTATTCCTGTTGTCACCTGCTTCTGCGAGGGCTTCAAATCGAAGATCTGGACCTCAGGTTTCGATTCAGCTTACCATTCCATTGTCCGTAAAATCGTTAAGCCGCCGGAAAAGAAAACGAACAAGGTCAATATCATCAACTTCTGGGGCAGCGATGTCTTCTCCGGCCTGCTGAACAAGCTGGGCTACGAGGCTGATTATATCGTGCCATTCTCCACCGTTGCCCAGCTGGAGACCATTTCTGAAGCGGCGGCGACCATCCAGATCTGCCCTACCCTCGGGACCTATCTCGGCGCGGCACTGGAGCAGGTCTATGATGTTCCGGAGATCAAGGCACCGATTGCTTACGGGCTGGCCGGAACCGATGCCTGGATGCGTGAGCTGGGCCGGGTGCTGGACCGTAAAGACGAGATTGAGGAGATCATCGCTGTGGAAAAGGCAGCGGTGCTGCCGAAGCTGGAGGAATACAGAGAAAAGTTAACGGGAACCACCTGCTACCTTACCGCCGGCTCCGCGCACGGCCATGCACTGATTGCGCTGTTGCGCGAGCTGGGCATAGACGTACAGGGGGCGGCGATTTTTCATCATGACCCTGTCTATGACAACGGCGATCTGGCAGCGGATATGCTGGATCATACGGTCAAAACGTACGGGGATGTTCCCAATTACAACGTCTGCAATAAGCAGGCCTACGAGCTGGCGAATATCCTGAACCGGGTTCGTCCCGATCTGATGATCGCCCGTCATGGCGGGATGACGCATTGGGGGGCTAAGCTCGGCATTCCGACGCTGCTGATCGGCGATGAGCATTTCAGCTGGGGATATCAGGGACTGCTGAATTATGCGGAGCGTATTCTGGAGACGCTGGACAACCGGGAATTCGTAACGAATCTCGCCAAGCACAGCACGATGCCCTACACCAAATGGTGGATGGAGCAGGAGCCGTATACTTTCCTGGGAGGCAACGTCCATGTCGAAGCTTATTGA
- the nifB gene encoding nitrogenase cofactor biosynthesis protein NifB, with product MADVQRHPCYDELAHEVFARMHVAVAPKCNINCNYCNIKYDCVSESRPGVVSRVLSPEEAYRKVQLTAEVLPQLTVVGIAGPGDPLANPVQTLETFRLLSKGMPDVQLCLSTNGLKLPDYVEEIAGYGIRHVTVTMNAVDPGIGGQIYHSIFYRGKAYRGAAAADILISRQLEGIRLTAAQGIKVKVNSVLIPGVNDRHLLEVTRAAKKAGAFSHNIMPLIISPGSRFEQDGRVPPDPRLTLQVQEDSADLMPVMRHCRQCRADAVGLLGEDRIGEEILTKQTVYSPQERELELVRLDSKLQSRRERRGRSSSGGVVTRIAVATRGGGKVNVHFGHAREFLIYEVDGEASRLLGVRKIQAYCNGTAACGESEPDTILKETVDLLGDCSMLFCSGIGALPRETLRKAEIIAVVTKEEIDTLLLKYGRLLSYFSSGAVH from the coding sequence TTGGCGGATGTTCAGCGGCATCCCTGCTACGACGAACTGGCGCATGAGGTTTTCGCCAGAATGCATGTAGCGGTGGCTCCGAAATGCAATATCAACTGCAACTACTGCAACATCAAATACGATTGTGTGAGCGAAAGCCGCCCGGGCGTGGTCAGCCGGGTGCTTAGCCCGGAGGAGGCGTACCGGAAAGTGCAGCTGACTGCGGAGGTACTGCCCCAGCTGACGGTTGTCGGCATAGCCGGGCCCGGTGATCCGCTGGCCAATCCAGTGCAGACCTTAGAAACCTTCCGGCTGCTGTCTAAGGGCATGCCGGATGTGCAGCTCTGTCTCAGCACGAATGGCCTTAAGCTTCCGGACTATGTGGAGGAAATTGCCGGATACGGCATCCGGCATGTCACCGTGACGATGAATGCAGTAGATCCTGGAATCGGCGGGCAAATCTATCACTCGATATTCTACCGGGGCAAGGCATACCGGGGAGCAGCTGCGGCAGATATTCTGATCTCCCGGCAACTAGAAGGAATCCGCTTAACGGCGGCGCAGGGTATTAAGGTTAAAGTCAATTCAGTGCTGATTCCTGGTGTGAATGACAGGCATCTGCTTGAGGTGACCCGGGCAGCAAAAAAAGCGGGGGCTTTCTCGCATAATATTATGCCCCTGATCATTTCACCAGGCAGCCGTTTTGAGCAGGACGGAAGAGTTCCGCCTGATCCCAGGCTGACACTACAGGTGCAAGAGGATTCTGCCGACCTGATGCCGGTCATGCGGCACTGCCGCCAGTGCCGTGCCGATGCGGTTGGTCTGCTCGGTGAGGATCGCATCGGGGAAGAGATTCTTACCAAACAGACCGTATACTCTCCGCAGGAGCGGGAACTGGAGCTGGTAAGGCTGGACAGCAAACTACAAAGCCGCCGGGAGCGGCGCGGGCGCAGCAGCTCCGGCGGCGTAGTAACAAGGATAGCGGTCGCGACCAGAGGCGGCGGCAAGGTGAATGTGCATTTTGGGCATGCCAGGGAATTTCTGATCTATGAGGTTGACGGGGAAGCCTCCCGGCTGCTTGGCGTCCGCAAGATCCAGGCGTACTGCAACGGGACGGCAGCCTGCGGTGAATCTGAACCTGACACTATTCTTAAGGAAACGGTAGATCTGCTGGGGGATTGCAGCATGCTGTTCTGCTCAGGAATCGGCGCGCTGCCGCGGGAAACCCTGCGTAAAGCAGAGATTATTGCTGTGGTGACCAAGGAAGAGATTGACACCTTGCTATTGAAATACGGAAGGTTACTGTCTTATTTTTCATCGGGGGCCGTTCATTAA
- a CDS encoding MogA/MoaB family molybdenum cofactor biosynthesis protein, with product MSSVDEHRREAPQTVSCYIITVSDTRTMETDTGGALIASMLEEAGYQVVGRKIVKDDYEEIRELIYKSSVHSGIEAVLLTGGTGISPRDTTYEAVASLLDKSLPGFGEIFRLLSFTEDIGSAAILSRAIAGTIGSTAIFSMPGSTGAVKLAMSRLILPELRHVMREIYKQG from the coding sequence ATGTCATCCGTTGATGAACACCGCCGCGAAGCACCGCAAACGGTATCCTGTTATATTATTACGGTCTCGGACACAAGAACGATGGAAACTGATACCGGAGGAGCGTTGATCGCTTCCATGCTGGAAGAGGCTGGCTATCAGGTTGTGGGCCGCAAGATCGTTAAAGATGACTATGAAGAGATCCGCGAGCTGATCTACAAAAGCTCCGTCCATTCCGGAATCGAAGCCGTGCTGCTGACCGGCGGTACGGGAATATCTCCCCGCGACACCACCTATGAGGCCGTTGCCTCCCTGCTGGACAAATCGCTGCCGGGCTTCGGTGAAATATTCCGCCTGCTCAGCTTCACAGAAGACATCGGCTCCGCCGCCATTCTAAGCCGGGCCATTGCCGGCACTATCGGCAGCACGGCTATTTTCTCGATGCCCGGCTCCACCGGAGCGGTCAAGCTGGCCATGAGCCGGCTGATCCTTCCTGAGCTCCGCCATGTCATGCGCGAGATTTATAAACAGGGTTAA
- a CDS encoding ABC transporter ATP-binding protein: MIKNAVEAAEDAKEAEGTKDARNTQDAKGAVNIRRVSRIYEEESGHKVEALKEVNLDILPGTFVSIIGPSGCGKTTLMRLIAGLDECAAGEITLDGARISGTHHERGYVFQQANLFPWITIRQNIAAGLKARKVYKENRSKPDEYLDMVGLQGFGNAYPHQVSGGMAQRASLARALINEPKVLMLDEPLGALDAFTRMNLQDELLRLWRLRGTTMILVTHDVDEAVYLSDRIVIMSARPGQIKEIVEVGMEHPRDRGSSEFIRLRSKILEILHFAGSSKSLEYYL; encoded by the coding sequence ATGATTAAGAATGCCGTGGAAGCGGCTGAAGATGCGAAAGAGGCGGAAGGTACGAAAGATGCGAGAAACACGCAAGACGCAAAAGGCGCGGTAAATATCCGCCGGGTCAGCCGCATTTATGAAGAGGAGTCCGGTCATAAGGTAGAAGCGCTGAAAGAGGTGAATCTGGATATTTTGCCGGGCACGTTCGTGTCCATTATTGGTCCGAGCGGCTGCGGCAAAACAACACTGATGCGCCTGATCGCCGGACTGGACGAATGTGCAGCCGGTGAAATCACGCTCGACGGTGCCCGGATTTCCGGCACGCATCATGAACGGGGATACGTATTTCAGCAGGCTAACCTGTTCCCCTGGATCACCATCCGCCAGAATATTGCCGCCGGGCTGAAGGCCCGGAAGGTGTATAAGGAAAACCGCAGCAAGCCGGATGAATATCTGGACATGGTCGGGCTGCAAGGATTCGGTAATGCCTACCCGCATCAGGTCTCGGGCGGGATGGCGCAGCGCGCTTCCCTGGCCCGGGCCCTGATTAACGAACCCAAGGTGCTGATGCTCGATGAGCCGCTGGGGGCGCTGGATGCTTTTACCCGGATGAACCTGCAGGATGAGCTGCTCCGGCTGTGGCGGCTGAGAGGCACGACAATGATTCTCGTAACCCATGATGTGGATGAAGCGGTGTACTTAAGCGACCGGATTGTTATTATGTCGGCAAGACCGGGACAGATCAAGGAAATTGTAGAGGTGGGAATGGAGCATCCGCGTGATAGAGGCAGTTCGGAGTTTATCCGCCTGCGTTCCAAAATCCTGGAGATCCTGCATTTTGCCGGCAGCAGCAAGAGTCTGGAATATTACTTGTAG
- a CDS encoding ABC transporter permease, whose translation MSIVDHNLALVEPSREILRRPAGLRTGLPIISFGVALAVSLVIPARQEVELLPYRIVLLAFIVFFALRIPVARLNDKRWNKALYDSPFYFVLGLVLSLWDVLSTKLNLLPLPFVPGLAQIVSVMVEDASTLLLSTAYSLRLLVIGFLIGSFLGIVLGVLIGWYRKWSYWLFPVLKVMGVIPATALIPIAMILVPSSFYAAVLLIVIAVCFPVAFMTSVGIANVQNTYFEAARTLGADERFLIFRVAIPGAMPSIFSGIYTATGISFATLVVSEMIGARAGLGWYINWAKGWSNYAKVYASIIIMAVTFSIVMAIIFRVRDRVLKWQKGLVK comes from the coding sequence ATGAGCATTGTGGACCACAATCTGGCGCTGGTTGAACCTTCGCGGGAGATATTGCGTCGTCCTGCCGGGCTCCGCACCGGCTTGCCGATTATCTCCTTCGGGGTTGCGCTGGCAGTCAGTCTGGTGATTCCGGCGCGGCAAGAGGTGGAGCTGCTGCCTTACCGGATCGTATTGCTCGCCTTTATCGTTTTTTTCGCGCTCCGCATCCCGGTTGCCAGACTGAATGATAAAAGATGGAACAAAGCGCTGTATGATTCGCCGTTTTATTTTGTACTTGGGCTAGTACTATCGCTCTGGGATGTACTTAGTACGAAACTGAATTTGTTGCCGCTGCCGTTCGTTCCGGGTTTGGCGCAGATTGTCTCAGTGATGGTTGAGGACGCCAGTACCCTTTTGCTTAGTACAGCATATTCCTTGCGGCTCTTAGTCATCGGTTTTCTGATCGGCAGCTTCCTGGGCATTGTGCTTGGCGTGCTGATCGGCTGGTACCGTAAGTGGAGCTACTGGCTGTTTCCGGTGCTCAAGGTGATGGGAGTTATTCCGGCAACCGCGCTGATTCCGATTGCGATGATTCTCGTTCCGTCCAGTTTCTATGCGGCTGTGCTGCTGATTGTGATCGCGGTCTGCTTTCCGGTCGCTTTTATGACCAGTGTCGGCATTGCAAATGTACAGAATACGTATTTTGAGGCGGCACGGACGCTGGGAGCGGATGAGCGGTTTCTGATATTCCGGGTGGCGATTCCCGGAGCAATGCCTTCGATCTTCAGCGGAATCTATACGGCGACCGGCATTTCTTTTGCCACACTGGTGGTGTCTGAAATGATCGGGGCGAGAGCGGGGCTCGGATGGTACATTAACTGGGCTAAAGGCTGGTCCAATTACGCTAAGGTCTATGCATCGATTATCATTATGGCGGTGACCTTCTCGATCGTTATGGCGATTATTTTCAGGGTCAGGGACCGGGTGCTGAAATGGCAGAAGGGGCTGGTGAAATGA
- a CDS encoding ABC transporter substrate-binding protein, giving the protein MNNKKKLPAILLVTSALVVVTACGNNTAEKNNSTNNHNHTSNTAAATAKAPTGNAAAGNSGNAAKASYKYGKLKIQALSGAVCGAPSYVAYEKGFFAEEGLDVELVSGSMDTMKTGLTTGEFTVTNGDFVWFTSIQQGLDLKVIGGLHHGCIKLVVPPGSDIKTAADLKGKRIGVDEIGGVPMAVASVVLTNAGLDPQKDVQWLAYPLDQLQEGVKKGEIDVYAAWDPFGKLAEVNNGYTVLSDISTDANFAGKSCCFLYASGKKIKEDPERVAAIARAYQKATAWIAEHPEETAKLEIEKKYVATDDVKLVTDLIESYHFNFTTDAAQEDVRYFVKQFSKTGFLKKDTDPEEFLKTAYYDVFGAVK; this is encoded by the coding sequence ATGAATAATAAAAAAAAGCTGCCGGCAATCCTGCTGGTTACCTCGGCATTGGTGGTAGTAACCGCCTGCGGCAACAATACTGCAGAGAAAAATAATTCAACTAACAACCATAATCATACGTCTAATACGGCTGCCGCGACAGCGAAAGCTCCGACAGGCAATGCTGCGGCTGGTAACAGCGGAAATGCGGCCAAGGCCAGCTATAAATACGGCAAGCTGAAGATTCAGGCGCTGAGCGGAGCGGTGTGCGGTGCACCGAGCTATGTGGCGTATGAGAAGGGCTTTTTTGCTGAGGAAGGCCTTGATGTAGAGCTGGTCAGCGGTTCGATGGATACAATGAAAACAGGGCTCACAACAGGTGAATTTACAGTGACCAACGGTGACTTTGTCTGGTTTACATCCATCCAGCAAGGACTTGATCTCAAGGTAATCGGCGGACTGCATCACGGGTGCATTAAGCTCGTCGTTCCGCCGGGTTCGGACATTAAGACTGCTGCTGACCTGAAGGGCAAACGGATTGGGGTTGACGAAATCGGCGGTGTGCCGATGGCGGTTGCCAGTGTCGTTCTGACCAATGCCGGTCTCGATCCGCAAAAGGATGTGCAGTGGCTGGCGTATCCGTTGGATCAGCTTCAGGAAGGCGTCAAAAAAGGCGAGATCGACGTCTACGCCGCTTGGGACCCGTTCGGTAAGCTGGCTGAAGTGAATAACGGTTACACGGTTCTGTCGGATATCTCCACCGATGCCAATTTTGCCGGCAAAAGCTGCTGCTTCCTGTATGCCTCGGGCAAAAAAATCAAGGAAGACCCGGAGCGCGTCGCAGCCATCGCCAGAGCCTATCAAAAAGCAACCGCCTGGATCGCCGAGCATCCGGAAGAAACTGCCAAGCTGGAAATTGAGAAGAAATACGTGGCCACTGATGATGTGAAGCTGGTGACGGATTTGATCGAAAGCTATCATTTTAATTTCACTACGGATGCTGCCCAGGAAGATGTGCGTTACTTCGTGAAGCAGTTCAGTAAGACCGGCTTCCTCAAAAAGGATACCGATCCGGAGGAATTCCTCAAGACCGCTTATTATGATGTGTTCGGGGCTGTGAAGTAG
- a CDS encoding nitrogenase component 1 produces the protein MSKLIEQPRYSCALGVQQSVIAIHRAVPVVHAGPGCSTKIHGFLGQGEGYAGGSTIPCTNSSEAEIVFGGEGKLRSVIDGAFKVIDADLYVVLTGCTSDIVGDNVGQVTRDFQVLDKPLVYVETGGFKSNNYVSHDLVIKAIVEQYVDKYAEEKEDIIPGLVNVFASVPYQDPYWIGNLQELKRILTGLGLKPNVLFGPESGGVTEWLSIPRAEFNIVVSAWPGLKSAELLKKKYGTPYYHFPYLPVGGIETGRFLREVAEFSSLDKEQAEAFILDEERKFYAHIERTADFMLEFRYGLPRVFYTMLDATYAVGFSKYLLNELGILPAETQYVVDNTPEEYRAAIVEQFSHISSRRSAKVEFVEDGGAIQEEIWASRPKQRALILGSGWERDLAAELGADLLPVSVPVTYRLILNGGYAGYNGGLRLIEDIYDRVLGTYR, from the coding sequence ATGTCGAAGCTTATTGAACAGCCACGTTATTCCTGCGCCCTCGGCGTGCAGCAGTCGGTGATTGCCATCCACCGCGCAGTGCCGGTAGTTCATGCCGGTCCGGGCTGCAGCACGAAGATTCATGGTTTTCTGGGTCAGGGGGAGGGGTACGCAGGTGGCAGCACCATTCCTTGCACGAATTCAAGTGAAGCGGAAATTGTCTTCGGCGGTGAAGGGAAATTGCGCAGTGTGATCGACGGTGCCTTTAAGGTCATCGATGCCGATCTGTATGTGGTGCTGACCGGCTGTACCTCCGATATCGTCGGTGATAATGTCGGCCAGGTGACCCGGGATTTTCAGGTACTGGATAAGCCGCTGGTCTATGTGGAAACCGGCGGTTTCAAGAGCAATAACTATGTCAGCCATGATCTGGTGATCAAAGCAATTGTGGAACAGTATGTCGACAAGTACGCTGAGGAGAAGGAGGACATCATTCCAGGGCTTGTGAATGTATTCGCCTCCGTGCCATATCAAGATCCGTACTGGATCGGGAATCTGCAGGAACTGAAGCGAATCCTGACAGGTCTCGGGCTCAAGCCCAATGTGCTGTTTGGACCGGAGTCCGGCGGCGTGACTGAGTGGCTAAGCATTCCCCGGGCGGAATTCAATATCGTGGTGTCGGCATGGCCAGGACTGAAAAGTGCGGAGTTGCTGAAGAAGAAATACGGCACGCCGTATTACCATTTCCCCTATCTGCCGGTCGGCGGGATTGAAACGGGCCGTTTCCTCCGAGAAGTGGCGGAATTCAGCAGTCTGGACAAAGAGCAGGCGGAGGCTTTTATACTAGACGAGGAACGAAAGTTCTATGCCCACATTGAGCGGACTGCTGACTTCATGCTCGAATTCCGCTATGGATTGCCGCGTGTATTCTATACCATGCTGGATGCAACCTATGCCGTTGGTTTCTCCAAATATTTGCTGAATGAGCTGGGGATTCTCCCGGCGGAGACGCAATATGTCGTGGACAATACTCCAGAGGAATACCGCGCGGCTATCGTGGAGCAGTTCAGCCACATTTCCTCCAGGCGTTCAGCCAAAGTGGAGTTTGTAGAGGATGGTGGAGCCATCCAGGAGGAGATCTGGGCAAGCAGGCCGAAGCAGCGTGCACTGATTCTGGGCAGCGGCTGGGAGCGTGATCTGGCTGCGGAGCTGGGTGCCGATCTGCTACCGGTCAGTGTGCCGGTTACCTACCGGCTCATTCTGAACGGTGGGTATGCCGGTTATAACGGCGGCCTAAGGCTGATTGAGGATATTTATGACCGGGTGCTGGGGACATACCGCTAA